A section of the Prochlorococcus sp. MIT 1341 genome encodes:
- the psbB gene encoding photosystem II chlorophyll-binding protein CP47: MGLPWYRVHTVVLNDPGRLLAVHLMHTALLAGWAGSMLLYELAIFDPTDPVLNPMWRQGMYVMPMTARLGVTSSWSGWDITGGVGSFDFDSLGFWGKALPYSTFEGVAVAHIVFSGLLMLAAIWHWTYWDLELWEDTRTGEAALDLPRIFGIHLLLAGLVCFGFGAFHCSSVGLWVSDPYGLNGHVEKVAPVWGADGFNPFNAGGIVANHIGAGLLGIIGGVFHITNRPGERLYRNLRMGSLEGALASALAAVHFAGMVVAGTMWYGTASTPIELFGPTRYQWDNSYFKTEINRRVQSAMDKGSSKAEAYSTIPEKLAFYDYVGNSPAKGGLFRSGAMVNGDGLPTGWQGHIAFTDNEGNDLEVRRIPNFFENFPVILEDQNGNVKADIPFRRAEAKYSFEQVGVTATVYGGELNGKSFTDPVVVKRLARKAQLGEAFKFDRDRYKSDGVFRSGPRTWFAFAHACFGLLYIFGHWWHASRALYRDVFAGIDPDMGDQVEFGLFQKLGDPSTRRVPGRGVAGSA, from the coding sequence ATGGGATTGCCCTGGTATCGGGTGCACACAGTCGTCCTAAACGACCCTGGCCGTCTTCTGGCCGTGCACCTCATGCACACAGCACTTTTAGCCGGCTGGGCCGGCTCCATGCTCCTTTATGAATTAGCAATTTTTGACCCAACTGATCCTGTCCTGAACCCAATGTGGCGTCAGGGCATGTATGTAATGCCCATGACAGCCCGCCTAGGCGTAACTAGTAGCTGGAGTGGATGGGATATTACTGGTGGTGTTGGCTCATTCGACTTTGATTCTTTGGGTTTCTGGGGCAAGGCGCTTCCGTACTCAACATTTGAAGGAGTTGCAGTAGCACATATCGTCTTCAGTGGCTTGCTGATGTTGGCAGCCATCTGGCACTGGACTTACTGGGATCTTGAACTCTGGGAAGACACCAGAACTGGCGAGGCCGCTTTAGACCTCCCAAGGATCTTCGGTATTCATCTCCTCCTAGCAGGCTTAGTCTGTTTTGGTTTTGGAGCATTCCACTGCTCTTCAGTAGGCCTTTGGGTATCTGACCCATATGGTCTGAATGGCCACGTTGAAAAAGTTGCTCCGGTTTGGGGTGCTGATGGATTCAATCCATTCAATGCAGGAGGAATAGTCGCCAATCATATTGGTGCTGGACTTCTTGGAATCATTGGAGGGGTTTTTCATATCACCAACCGTCCTGGAGAAAGGCTTTATAGGAATTTAAGGATGGGCAGCCTCGAAGGTGCCCTTGCCAGCGCACTAGCAGCCGTTCACTTCGCTGGAATGGTTGTTGCAGGCACCATGTGGTATGGCACAGCCAGCACTCCTATTGAGCTCTTCGGTCCAACTCGTTATCAATGGGATAACAGCTACTTCAAGACCGAAATCAACCGCCGTGTCCAATCCGCTATGGATAAAGGCTCAAGCAAAGCCGAAGCTTATTCCACAATTCCTGAGAAACTGGCCTTCTACGACTATGTAGGTAACAGTCCTGCAAAAGGTGGTTTATTCCGCAGCGGTGCGATGGTCAATGGCGATGGCCTTCCAACTGGTTGGCAAGGTCACATTGCTTTCACAGACAATGAAGGTAATGATCTTGAAGTACGCAGAATTCCAAACTTCTTTGAGAACTTCCCAGTAATTCTTGAAGATCAAAATGGAAACGTTAAAGCTGACATCCCCTTCAGGAGGGCTGAGGCGAAGTACTCTTTTGAACAAGTTGGTGTTACTGCTACCGTCTATGGCGGTGAGTTAAATGGCAAGAGTTTCACCGACCCAGTTGTTGTTAAGCGTCTTGCACGTAAAGCTCAACTCGGTGAAGCCTTTAAGTTCGATAGAGATCGCTACAAGTCTGACGGTGTATTCAGAAGTGGTCCCAGGACATGGTTTGCCTTTGCGCATGCCTGCTTTGGATTGCTATACATCTTTGGCCACTGGTGGCATGCTTCTCGTGCCCTTTACCGCGATGTATTTGCTGGTATTGATCCAGACATGGGCGATCAAGTTGAATTTGGCCTATTCCAGAAACTTGGAGACCCCTCCACACGTCGTGTCCCAGGACGCGGAGTTGCTGGAAGCGCTTAA
- a CDS encoding photosystem II reaction center protein T: MEAFSYVLILALALGTLFFAIAFRDPPKYK; encoded by the coding sequence ATGGAAGCCTTCTCTTACGTTCTAATCCTCGCACTGGCGCTAGGCACATTGTTCTTTGCAATTGCATTTCGCGATCCGCCTAAGTACAAATAA
- the nrdR gene encoding transcriptional regulator NrdR: MQCPSCQNTDSRVLESRAADAGRSVRRRRECLNCDFRFTTYERVETVPISVIKKNGNREIFNRNKLMEGLTRACEKTTINTNKLQILVEELEVKIQQRSNREISSSEIGRMVLEELRSLSEVAFVRFASVHKQFRGISDFVNALESINTREERLASVS, encoded by the coding sequence ATGCAGTGCCCCTCCTGCCAAAACACAGATAGTCGCGTCCTCGAATCACGTGCTGCCGATGCTGGCAGAAGTGTTAGAAGAAGGCGCGAGTGCTTAAATTGTGATTTCCGATTTACAACCTATGAGCGTGTAGAGACCGTACCTATTTCAGTAATCAAAAAGAATGGAAACAGAGAAATATTCAATCGCAACAAGCTCATGGAAGGACTTACAAGAGCTTGTGAGAAAACAACTATCAATACAAATAAACTTCAGATATTGGTTGAGGAACTTGAAGTCAAAATCCAACAACGTAGTAATCGCGAGATTTCAAGTTCCGAAATAGGGAGAATGGTTCTTGAAGAGCTTAGATCTTTAAGCGAAGTAGCTTTTGTAAGATTCGCTTCAGTTCATAAGCAATTTCGAGGAATAAGTGATTTTGTAAATGCTCTCGAAAGTATTAACACAAGAGAAGAGCGACTGGCCTCTGTAAGCTAA
- a CDS encoding 30S ribosomal protein S1, whose amino-acid sequence MNNSADESNSSKEEQKDQDFDIPEEVPTADDPSSRVTKRDFNGAGFTIDEFASLLSKYDYNFKPGDIVNGTVFALEQKGAMIDIGAKTAAYMPLQEVSINRVEGLSEVLQPSEVREFFIMSEENEDGQLSLSIRRIEYQRAWERVRQLQKEDATIFSEVFATNRGGALVRVEGLRGFIPGSHISTRKAKEELVADFLPLKFLEVDEERNRLVLSHRRALVEKKMNRLEVGEVVIGTVRGIKPYGAFIDIGGVSGLLHISEISHEHIETPHTVLNVNDQMKVMIIDLDAERGRISLSTKALEPEPGDMLTDSQKVFDKAEEMAARYKQMLLEQAEEDDDQAGVSLAEA is encoded by the coding sequence GTGAACAATTCAGCCGATGAATCAAACTCTTCAAAAGAAGAGCAAAAGGACCAGGATTTTGATATTCCTGAGGAAGTTCCTACAGCAGATGATCCATCCAGCAGAGTCACCAAAAGAGATTTCAATGGGGCAGGATTCACCATCGACGAATTTGCTTCTTTACTAAGCAAATACGACTACAACTTCAAGCCAGGAGATATTGTTAATGGGACGGTTTTTGCTCTTGAACAAAAAGGAGCAATGATTGATATAGGCGCTAAAACTGCAGCCTATATGCCTCTTCAGGAAGTTTCGATTAACCGTGTAGAAGGTCTTAGCGAAGTTCTTCAGCCCTCTGAAGTGCGTGAATTCTTCATTATGAGTGAAGAAAATGAAGATGGGCAACTTTCACTTTCAATCCGGAGAATTGAATATCAACGCGCTTGGGAAAGAGTAAGGCAATTACAAAAAGAAGATGCAACTATTTTTTCAGAGGTCTTTGCAACAAACCGTGGTGGTGCACTTGTACGTGTTGAAGGATTAAGGGGCTTCATTCCTGGTTCACACATAAGTACTCGTAAAGCAAAAGAAGAGCTAGTTGCGGACTTCTTACCTCTCAAATTTTTAGAGGTTGATGAAGAAAGAAATCGTCTTGTCCTTAGCCATAGACGAGCCTTAGTAGAGAAGAAAATGAACCGTCTTGAAGTAGGGGAAGTTGTTATTGGTACTGTTCGAGGCATCAAGCCATATGGAGCATTTATAGATATTGGAGGTGTAAGCGGATTACTTCACATTTCGGAAATCAGTCACGAGCACATTGAAACGCCACATACAGTCTTGAATGTTAACGATCAAATGAAAGTAATGATTATCGATCTTGATGCCGAGCGTGGACGCATCTCACTTTCGACCAAAGCTCTTGAGCCAGAACCAGGAGACATGCTTACAGATTCACAAAAAGTTTTTGACAAGGCTGAAGAAATGGCTGCTCGATATAAGCAAATGCTTCTAGAGCAAGCTGAAGAGGATGATGATCAAGCAGGTGTTTCTCTAGCTGAAGCGTGA
- a CDS encoding HAD family hydrolase has product MPNLLLRGIPIGEVKGVLFDKDGTLSNSEAHLKDLCERRIKNALSLFKRGKASRNEQIQLKQLLTKVYGYTSQGINPSGTLAVASRQDNLAAMANIFCLVGETWPEASQTAEEVFSRVDIELSEESSNITRNNLLPGALKLLENLNNHGVICALISNDSSAGIEKFLAVNNLSKKFSDKFWSADNFPKKPDPGAAKGLCNLLGLAPSQCAMIGDSDSDLRMAKKADLPIILGYISGWSMSPTLSQHQNLIYHWDDLNIQATTKIPHEMNAL; this is encoded by the coding sequence ATGCCTAATCTGCTTCTTAGAGGCATCCCAATAGGTGAAGTAAAAGGTGTTCTATTCGATAAAGATGGAACACTGTCAAATAGTGAGGCACACCTCAAGGATCTCTGTGAAAGAAGAATTAAAAACGCGCTTTCTCTCTTCAAAAGGGGCAAGGCCTCAAGAAATGAGCAAATACAGTTAAAACAACTGTTGACAAAAGTCTATGGTTATACATCCCAAGGAATAAACCCATCTGGAACTCTTGCAGTGGCCTCACGGCAAGATAATTTAGCCGCAATGGCTAATATTTTCTGCCTTGTTGGTGAAACTTGGCCAGAAGCAAGTCAAACAGCTGAAGAAGTCTTCTCAAGAGTTGATATAGAACTATCAGAAGAATCTTCAAATATCACAAGGAATAACTTACTGCCAGGTGCATTGAAACTCCTGGAAAATCTAAATAATCACGGCGTAATTTGCGCCTTGATTAGTAATGACAGCTCTGCTGGTATTGAAAAATTCCTAGCAGTAAACAACCTAAGCAAAAAATTTTCTGACAAATTTTGGAGTGCGGATAACTTTCCAAAAAAGCCTGACCCAGGTGCCGCAAAAGGTCTCTGTAATTTACTTGGTTTAGCCCCAAGTCAATGCGCAATGATTGGAGATTCTGATTCCGACCTAAGAATGGCCAAAAAAGCAGATCTCCCAATTATCCTTGGATATATCTCTGGATGGAGCATGTCTCCAACACTCTCACAACATCAAAACCTGATTTACCACTGGGATGACTTAAACATACAGGCAACTACTAAAATTCCTCACGAAATGAATGCATTATGA
- the metK gene encoding methionine adenosyltransferase → MSNYVFTSESVTEGHPDKICDQVSDAVLDSLLAKDPTSRVACETVVNTGLCLITGEITSSAQVDFIQVVRQVIADIGYQGARAGGFDANSCAVLVALDQQSPDIAQGVDDAEDHMAGDPLDKVGAGDQGIMFGYACNETPELMPLPISLAHRLSRRLSKVRHDKTLEYLLPDGKTQVSVLYENNKPIAINTILISTQHTSEIEGVTNEKEIREIITNDLWSNVVEPSTADLSIKPDPNETRFLVNPTGKFVVGGPQGDAGLTGRKIIVDTYGGYARHGGGAFSGKDPTKVDRSAAYAARFVAKSLVAAGLAERAEVQLSYAIGVANPVSILVESFGTGKKSNEELTDLVEKYFDLRPGAIIKQFKLDQLPKERGGRFYRDTAAYGHFGRPDLNLPWEDVEEISEKLKRD, encoded by the coding sequence ATGAGTAATTACGTATTTACATCAGAATCAGTCACTGAAGGCCATCCAGACAAAATTTGCGATCAAGTTAGTGACGCCGTGCTCGACTCCCTACTTGCAAAAGATCCAACCAGTCGTGTGGCTTGTGAAACCGTAGTCAATACAGGTCTTTGTCTGATTACTGGAGAGATCACCTCATCAGCACAAGTAGATTTCATTCAAGTTGTGCGACAAGTTATTGCAGATATTGGATATCAAGGGGCTAGAGCAGGGGGGTTTGATGCGAATAGTTGTGCCGTTCTTGTTGCTCTAGACCAACAGTCTCCTGATATCGCTCAAGGTGTTGATGATGCAGAAGACCACATGGCGGGTGACCCTCTCGACAAAGTAGGAGCAGGTGACCAAGGAATCATGTTTGGGTATGCATGCAATGAAACCCCCGAGCTAATGCCACTTCCAATTAGTCTCGCCCATAGATTATCTAGGAGGCTTTCAAAAGTTCGCCATGATAAAACCTTGGAATACCTACTGCCAGACGGAAAGACACAAGTAAGCGTGTTGTATGAAAACAATAAGCCAATTGCTATAAACACAATTTTAATCTCTACTCAACACACCTCAGAAATAGAAGGAGTAACAAATGAAAAGGAAATTAGAGAAATAATCACAAATGATTTATGGAGCAATGTTGTTGAACCTTCTACCGCAGATCTTTCTATAAAGCCGGATCCAAATGAAACACGCTTCTTAGTAAATCCAACAGGAAAGTTTGTGGTAGGAGGTCCCCAAGGTGATGCTGGGCTAACTGGAAGAAAGATCATTGTCGACACCTATGGGGGTTACGCTAGGCATGGTGGAGGAGCCTTTTCGGGAAAGGATCCAACCAAGGTAGATAGATCGGCTGCATATGCCGCTAGATTTGTTGCCAAATCTCTAGTAGCAGCTGGCCTAGCTGAAAGAGCAGAAGTTCAATTAAGTTATGCAATTGGCGTAGCCAATCCTGTTTCCATACTTGTCGAATCATTTGGAACAGGGAAAAAGTCGAATGAAGAGCTTACCGATTTAGTTGAAAAATACTTTGATCTCAGGCCTGGTGCAATTATTAAGCAATTCAAACTAGATCAACTTCCCAAAGAAAGAGGTGGTCGTTTCTATAGAGATACTGCAGCATATGGTCACTTTGGCAGGCCAGATCTAAACCTGCCATGGGAAGATGTTGAAGAGATCTCAGAAAAACTTAAGCGCGATTAA
- a CDS encoding FGGY-family carbohydrate kinase, with translation MVGRGLLFLGIDLGTSGVRLVVINEKKAIVYSSKTSYKTSIICPQDWKSCCERLIKDLPKGISQRLEAVAIDGTSGTLLACDQNGYPLGKALPYNLSCPEQTIKIKDLSINKGPASTSNGSIARALRLINKHGEKILLRHQADWINGWLLGNWRWGEEGNNIKLGWNNVLREWPSSFDKLTWKKALPEIVSSGEILGKICHEVSQRLSLPPNLKVVAGTTDSNAAVIAANSGPEDGITVLGSTLVIKRFVKEPIHGPGLTNHYLDDQWLCGGASNTGCVVLKQFFNDSELAELSRQINPNVKSGLSLRPLSRPGERFPINDPSLLPIMEPRPISDSLYLHGLLEGIANIEAKGWETLTKLGAISPKRLITIGGGARNPQWRKIREKIIGIPIRTSTIPPAAGTALLCYKAIKRAVEN, from the coding sequence ATGGTAGGGAGAGGTTTATTATTTCTTGGGATTGATCTAGGAACTAGTGGAGTAAGGCTAGTGGTGATAAATGAAAAAAAAGCGATTGTCTATTCATCAAAAACATCTTACAAGACGAGTATTATCTGCCCACAAGATTGGAAGAGCTGTTGTGAAAGACTTATAAAAGATTTACCTAAAGGAATTAGTCAAAGGCTTGAAGCCGTTGCTATTGACGGAACTTCAGGCACATTACTGGCTTGTGATCAGAATGGTTACCCATTAGGTAAGGCTTTACCTTATAACCTATCTTGTCCCGAACAAACGATCAAAATTAAAGACTTATCTATTAATAAGGGGCCAGCAAGTACGTCAAACGGAAGCATTGCTAGAGCTCTTAGGCTTATTAATAAACATGGTGAGAAAATACTTCTAAGACATCAAGCAGACTGGATTAATGGATGGCTTCTCGGAAATTGGCGCTGGGGTGAAGAAGGCAACAACATAAAACTTGGTTGGAATAATGTCCTTAGAGAATGGCCTTCTTCCTTCGACAAACTTACTTGGAAGAAAGCTCTCCCTGAAATAGTTTCAAGCGGAGAAATTCTAGGGAAAATATGCCATGAAGTTTCCCAAAGACTATCTTTACCTCCAAACCTTAAGGTAGTTGCTGGAACAACGGACTCCAATGCAGCTGTCATAGCAGCAAACTCAGGACCCGAAGACGGGATAACGGTCCTTGGGAGCACCCTTGTAATCAAGCGCTTTGTAAAAGAACCAATCCACGGACCTGGGCTTACAAATCACTATCTTGATGATCAATGGCTATGTGGAGGGGCCTCAAATACAGGATGCGTTGTTCTCAAGCAATTCTTTAATGATTCCGAGCTAGCGGAGCTAAGTAGACAGATAAATCCAAACGTCAAAAGTGGTTTATCACTTAGGCCGTTATCACGCCCAGGAGAACGTTTCCCAATCAACGATCCTTCTCTGCTCCCTATCATGGAGCCTCGACCAATAAGTGATTCACTCTATTTACATGGCCTTTTAGAAGGTATCGCAAATATTGAAGCCAAGGGATGGGAAACCCTAACTAAACTTGGGGCTATCTCTCCAAAAAGGTTAATAACAATAGGAGGAGGAGCAAGGAACCCTCAATGGAGAAAAATACGTGAAAAGATTATTGGAATTCCCATCAGGACAAGCACAATCCCTCCTGCAGCAGGAACAGCTCTACTTTGCTATAAGGCAATAAAAAGAGCGGTGGAAAACTAA
- a CDS encoding DUF2470 domain-containing protein translates to MKQEPLTNEVSKRICSHMNKDHSDAVIAFAHYYGGLTNVNSATMVSISSNTINIEADGKQLKIPLPHEITDSGQAHRTIVEMLQQITKPS, encoded by the coding sequence GTGAAACAAGAACCCCTGACAAATGAGGTCAGCAAAAGAATTTGCTCTCACATGAACAAGGATCATTCTGATGCAGTTATTGCATTTGCTCATTACTACGGAGGGCTAACAAACGTAAATTCAGCAACGATGGTTTCGATCAGCTCCAACACCATCAACATTGAAGCTGATGGCAAACAACTGAAGATCCCCCTTCCGCACGAAATCACTGATAGCGGACAAGCTCATCGAACTATCGTTGAGATGCTTCAGCAAATCACAAAACCGTCGTAA
- the folE gene encoding GTP cyclohydrolase I — MTSTLPKKNIDEGKNSSALISEKIRSRMDAMGARYFANDNISEYIYKGELVELEKEVAQKVRDLLKSLLIDVEHDHNTQETAERVSRMYLSEVFKGRFHNQPKVTSFPNEKNLDEIYTVGPITVRSACSHHLVPILGDCWIGIKPGSRVIGLSKFARVADWVFSRPHIQEEAVMILADEIERLCEPQGLGIIVKAQHYCMKWRGVKEPSTSMVNSVVRGDFRHDPSLKQEFFELVRQQESLNSRSY, encoded by the coding sequence ATGACCTCAACACTTCCTAAAAAGAATATTGATGAAGGGAAAAACTCTTCTGCACTGATCTCGGAAAAAATCCGTTCACGGATGGATGCTATGGGTGCAAGGTATTTCGCTAATGATAATATTTCAGAATATATTTACAAAGGTGAGCTTGTTGAGTTGGAGAAAGAAGTTGCTCAGAAAGTTCGAGATTTGCTTAAGAGCCTTTTGATAGATGTTGAACATGACCATAACACTCAAGAAACTGCTGAACGAGTTTCCAGGATGTATCTAAGTGAAGTATTTAAAGGGCGATTTCATAATCAGCCTAAGGTTACTAGCTTTCCAAATGAAAAGAACTTGGATGAAATTTATACAGTTGGACCAATAACTGTTCGGTCTGCATGCTCACATCATTTAGTCCCTATTTTGGGAGATTGTTGGATTGGAATTAAACCGGGGTCTCGTGTTATCGGACTATCAAAGTTTGCAAGAGTTGCTGATTGGGTTTTTTCAAGACCACATATTCAAGAGGAGGCTGTGATGATACTTGCTGATGAGATAGAGCGTTTATGTGAACCTCAGGGATTAGGGATTATCGTTAAAGCACAACATTATTGTATGAAATGGCGAGGAGTAAAAGAGCCAAGTACAAGTATGGTTAACTCTGTTGTAAGAGGTGACTTCCGTCACGACCCTAGTCTTAAGCAAGAATTCTTTGAGCTTGTTCGCCAACAAGAATCTTTAAATTCGAGGAGCTATTAG
- a CDS encoding BCD family MFS transporter codes for MTFSTNTERINGPEVKNPARGLHPLRLARLSIFQGCMGCLAVIFAGMLNRVMISELAFPALLVGGGLAFEQLMAPSRVLFGNISDSRPIIGRLRTPYIWLGTAGFCLIAMLSIPLIFFTETILRQGDFIAIACCSLALCGLFALYGLAVSLATTPYLALVIDLTTEEERPRAVGIIWAMLTIGIVIGAIAISNTMQVIDGVTDPLVLQPALQDFMIKVSAIIFCLSIFSCWGIEPKFKPIKNNRESNPNSVGLVKAWRLIKSSPQIIIFFSFLILYTLGLFLQDPILESYGAEVFSMPISKTTLLNAYWGIGTLAGLLIAGILITPRLGKLSTARMGCWMIMISLILLIICGVSRSKEALFVVMGIFGLSAGIGTNSALSLMLDLTLPEVAGTFVGVWGLAQALSRAMGKVFGGGLLDIGRNLTGGENQLPAFAFVFSLEALLMVMAIVVLNKVSVNQFRKDTSTKIQALLIDDLSN; via the coding sequence ATGACTTTTTCAACAAATACAGAACGGATTAATGGCCCTGAGGTAAAGAATCCTGCTCGGGGCCTACATCCATTGCGCCTTGCGAGGCTAAGCATCTTTCAAGGTTGCATGGGATGCCTTGCAGTGATTTTTGCAGGAATGCTGAATCGCGTGATGATCTCTGAACTCGCTTTCCCTGCCTTATTAGTAGGCGGTGGACTGGCATTTGAACAATTAATGGCTCCGTCCCGCGTACTATTTGGGAATATTTCTGATAGCCGGCCGATAATCGGCCGGCTAAGAACACCCTATATATGGCTAGGAACAGCAGGTTTTTGCCTAATAGCAATGCTTTCAATACCTCTAATTTTCTTTACCGAGACAATCCTTAGACAAGGAGACTTTATTGCTATCGCTTGCTGCTCATTAGCTCTTTGCGGTTTATTTGCCCTATATGGCCTTGCTGTTTCTTTAGCTACTACGCCATATTTAGCATTAGTAATTGACCTTACAACTGAAGAGGAGCGCCCTAGGGCGGTTGGAATTATTTGGGCAATGCTAACGATCGGAATAGTCATAGGAGCAATTGCAATATCAAATACTATGCAAGTTATTGATGGGGTAACTGATCCTTTAGTTCTGCAGCCAGCATTACAAGACTTCATGATCAAGGTATCTGCCATTATTTTCTGTTTATCTATCTTTTCATGCTGGGGAATTGAACCAAAATTCAAACCAATCAAGAACAATAGAGAATCAAACCCAAACTCTGTAGGACTTGTTAAGGCCTGGAGGCTTATTAAATCAAGTCCTCAAATAATTATTTTCTTTAGCTTCCTAATTCTCTATACACTTGGCCTTTTCCTTCAAGATCCCATATTAGAGAGCTATGGTGCGGAAGTATTTTCAATGCCAATATCTAAAACCACATTACTAAATGCCTACTGGGGCATTGGAACTCTTGCAGGCCTACTTATCGCAGGAATACTTATAACACCACGGCTAGGAAAACTATCGACAGCAAGAATGGGGTGTTGGATGATAATGATTTCTTTAATACTTCTAATTATATGTGGGGTTTCTCGTAGCAAAGAAGCCCTGTTTGTAGTTATGGGTATTTTTGGGTTATCTGCAGGCATTGGGACTAACAGCGCCCTTTCGCTAATGCTTGATTTAACTCTTCCTGAAGTGGCTGGTACATTTGTTGGAGTATGGGGTCTTGCCCAAGCTCTTTCAAGGGCCATGGGAAAAGTTTTTGGAGGAGGATTATTAGATATTGGTAGAAATTTGACTGGGGGAGAAAATCAGCTCCCAGCATTCGCTTTTGTCTTCTCGCTTGAAGCATTGCTAATGGTTATGGCAATAGTCGTACTCAACAAAGTAAGTGTCAATCAATTCCGAAAGGATACTTCCACAAAAATCCAAGCCTTGCTAATTGACGACTTAAGTAATTAG
- a CDS encoding phycobilisome rod-core linker polypeptide, whose translation MYSIPSAAVKYGGLNLFEDEIKYSKSRFSGSTNLSYIMCINAGCMPGQVNIFTPNPRIPIPLGSPINENLSINAFKRESYLKCHLPIGPQPNCCSASDAFTFDKNPPYDDTSYVLAVKASYRQIYGNFQIMDSERSIDLERRLRNGDITIQEFIRGLAKSPFYRSNYFEVVSQQRFIELSFKHILGRPPENQEEIISKIESLKENGFESHIDTLVDSTEYQEAFGSDTVPFPRCWNSPCGLTTSSFIKQAVLTKGFATSDNAIHKRPTLADAQGGSSQLIRGILPGQAPTIKRSEKM comes from the coding sequence ATGTACTCAATACCATCAGCTGCCGTTAAGTATGGGGGATTGAATTTATTCGAAGATGAAATTAAATATAGCAAGTCAAGATTCTCAGGAAGCACTAATCTCTCTTACATAATGTGCATCAATGCTGGCTGCATGCCAGGACAAGTTAATATTTTCACTCCTAATCCCAGGATTCCCATCCCTTTAGGCTCCCCAATCAATGAAAACCTCTCAATAAATGCTTTCAAAAGAGAATCTTACCTAAAATGTCACTTGCCAATTGGTCCTCAACCCAACTGCTGTTCAGCTTCAGATGCATTTACTTTTGACAAGAATCCTCCATATGACGACACATCTTATGTCCTTGCTGTAAAAGCATCTTATAGGCAGATATATGGCAATTTTCAGATAATGGACAGTGAAAGATCAATAGATCTTGAGAGAAGACTAAGGAATGGAGATATCACAATTCAGGAATTCATTAGAGGTTTAGCGAAATCGCCTTTCTACAGATCAAACTACTTTGAAGTGGTAAGTCAACAACGTTTTATTGAACTTAGTTTCAAGCATATACTCGGTCGACCTCCAGAAAACCAAGAAGAAATTATCTCTAAGATTGAAAGTCTCAAAGAGAATGGTTTTGAGAGTCACATCGATACATTAGTAGACTCAACAGAATATCAAGAAGCCTTTGGTTCAGACACTGTGCCTTTCCCAAGGTGCTGGAATTCCCCTTGTGGACTAACGACTTCAAGTTTTATAAAACAGGCTGTATTAACAAAGGGATTTGCAACAAGTGACAATGCAATTCACAAAAGGCCAACCCTTGCAGATGCTCAAGGAGGGTCTAGCCAACTGATCCGAGGAATCCTGCCAGGACAAGCGCCAACGATCAAGAGGTCTGAAAAGATGTGA
- a CDS encoding phycobiliprotein lyase produces MRSSHSLAFQQFEETVSHLKIERISPADMEIISLLKSNGYKDCKDLLFPVKMRWEISSDYEKGNDQDEVCGTCYLIPIPISLHSGEMIRSEGYTEKTKVISKYHFTSDGTFLLDTKYDQAISEERIWFLSRNVRCRSSVIKTSEGAGILQTSFASEVRLN; encoded by the coding sequence ATGAGGAGCTCACACTCACTTGCATTCCAACAATTTGAAGAAACGGTTAGCCATCTGAAGATTGAAAGAATAAGTCCAGCCGATATGGAAATCATTTCTTTATTGAAAAGTAACGGGTATAAGGATTGCAAAGATTTATTATTTCCGGTCAAAATGAGATGGGAAATTTCAAGTGATTACGAGAAGGGAAATGATCAGGATGAGGTTTGTGGCACATGTTATCTAATTCCAATTCCAATTTCATTGCATTCTGGTGAAATGATCCGAAGTGAAGGTTATACCGAAAAGACCAAAGTAATATCCAAATATCATTTCACATCAGATGGGACATTTCTTCTTGACACAAAATATGATCAAGCAATTTCTGAGGAAAGGATCTGGTTCCTTTCAAGAAATGTTCGTTGCCGTTCCTCCGTAATTAAAACTTCCGAAGGGGCTGGCATACTCCAAACATCATTTGCATCTGAAGTTCGTCTAAATTGA